The following coding sequences are from one Candidatus Paceibacterota bacterium window:
- a CDS encoding helix-turn-helix domain-containing protein — protein sequence MTTETLVSKLQLVGFSAKEARIYIVLLSLGSSPASACASKAGVNRSSAYVVLRSLEVKGFVKETGAQGRRHFKAVSPDVIFQRAHDVALQHQRNLEEVESILPALKGMNTEEDHSPTIEMYQGKEGVRTAIRGTRKCREKIIRLISSGERMHHILGEEFDDSVKQRAQMGIKTRSIHPDNEFFRDIANRGLLFDMDEDVFLSNNDFSFPADVAIYDDTIRYISDQSGGLVINVKSQKIADVMKELFDLAWNEAKRLQKNRTRKGRSL from the coding sequence ATGACAACAGAAACACTCGTAAGTAAACTGCAACTCGTCGGCTTTAGCGCCAAAGAAGCACGGATATATATCGTACTTCTTTCGTTAGGCTCATCGCCGGCGAGCGCATGTGCAAGTAAAGCTGGTGTTAACCGAAGCTCTGCGTATGTTGTGCTTCGCTCACTGGAGGTAAAGGGTTTTGTAAAGGAAACAGGTGCGCAAGGAAGGAGGCACTTCAAAGCCGTTTCGCCCGATGTAATCTTTCAACGCGCACACGATGTCGCACTGCAACATCAGCGGAACCTGGAAGAAGTAGAAAGTATACTTCCCGCGCTCAAAGGAATGAACACTGAAGAAGATCATTCCCCTACAATAGAAATGTATCAGGGTAAAGAAGGAGTACGAACAGCGATTCGCGGCACACGTAAATGTAGAGAAAAGATAATACGCCTCATTTCATCTGGTGAGCGAATGCATCACATTTTAGGGGAGGAATTTGATGACTCGGTAAAGCAGCGAGCGCAGATGGGCATCAAAACGAGGTCGATTCATCCCGACAACGAGTTTTTTCGTGATATAGCTAACCGTGGTTTATTGTTTGATATGGACGAGGATGTTTTTCTGAGTAATAATGATTTTTCTTTTCCTGCTGATGTTGCTATCTATGATGATACAATTCGGTATATATCAGACCAGAGCGGCGGATTAGTAATTAATGTGAAGAGTCAGAAAATTGCAGATGTGATGAAAGAGCTGTTCGATCTTGCCTGGAATGAAGCGAAACGATTACAAAAGAACAGGACGAGGAAAGGGCGATCACTATGA
- a CDS encoding nucleotidyltransferase domain-containing protein: protein MNRLETIIKNLENNENIDAGFLTGSYGIGQKSNYSDIDLVIIFKENDKNIKSIYTWIDDTFADIFFFDQSDLERIEKSEKVSANDMDAIFIAWLEKASILFDKSGLTTKLKSDLKSNQNVIAIPQEEKKEWWQKINYNFIANKRYFESGNPLYSEALEIRLLYSVTELINGYFEFRDIPWRGEKYATSYLKDNDTDFYKTFFEYLNASDLSKRFELYSNLVALTLTPDFPLWTKEDVVTQTKGGSLDVNADLADYWKDLIQ, encoded by the coding sequence ATGAACCGACTAGAAACAATTATAAAAAATCTTGAAAATAACGAAAATATTGATGCCGGTTTTTTAACCGGCTCATACGGTATTGGTCAGAAAAGTAATTACAGTGACATTGACCTTGTTATTATTTTTAAAGAAAATGACAAAAATATAAAATCCATATACACATGGATCGATGATACTTTTGCAGATATTTTCTTTTTTGACCAATCTGACTTAGAAAGAATAGAAAAGTCAGAGAAAGTATCTGCGAATGATATGGATGCCATCTTCATCGCCTGGCTTGAAAAGGCTTCTATTCTTTTTGATAAAAGTGGGCTAACTACAAAACTAAAATCCGATCTTAAAAGCAACCAGAACGTAATTGCTATTCCACAGGAAGAGAAAAAAGAATGGTGGCAAAAAATAAACTACAACTTTATTGCCAATAAGCGATATTTTGAATCAGGCAACCCTCTTTATTCCGAAGCGCTTGAGATTCGACTGCTATACAGTGTCACTGAGCTCATAAACGGTTATTTTGAATTCAGAGATATCCCGTGGCGAGGTGAAAAATACGCTACTTCATATCTGAAAGATAATGATACAGATTTTTATAAAACATTCTTTGAGTATTTGAATGCGAGCGATCTTAGTAAAAGATTTGAGTTATATAGTAATTTGGTGGCGCTTACGTTAACCCCGGATTTCCCACTCTGGACAAAAGAAGATGTTGTCACTCAAACAAAAGGCGGATCACTTGATGTTAATGCTGATTTAGCAGATTACTGGAAAGATCTTATTCAATAA